In Candidatus Manganitrophus morganii, the genomic window GTTTCTTTTCCGAGGGAAAGACAAGCCGGTTTTTCCGGAGCTTCCGCCCCCTCCCCCGGATGACTCCTGGTTATACCGATGGCATCTCTGGGCGGAGGAGGTCCGCGAGATCAGTACCAGGTGGACCCGGCCTATCCGAGAAGAGGCGCCCGCCGGGGACTATTATGATGATAATTTTTACCCTGAGTTACTGACACCGCTCCTCTGGTCCACCTCCGATCCCTTGGTCGAAGCATTCGATCAGGAGGCGCAGGGGTACTATGAGAATTCTCTTGGCTCGAAATCGGTCTTTCCGTTCAAGAGCGCTCAGCAGGTTTCCGAGGTCCTCACGGACCTTAAACAGCTGGGCGAGTGCTATCGACTGCATTTAAAGGCATGCTCTTTGGCGAGGCCTTCGCTCGCCCAGGGAAATGGGCGGTCACCAGAGGAGAATGAAAATGGTACAGACACTCAATCTTAACGCAGCACTGCTCTATTACACCGGACGGGATTCCCTGCCTTCCGAGGCGATCCATTACTGGCAGATCCATCCGATCGAGATATCTGAAAAGGGGATTCCGCTGCTGAGGGAGGGGCGTCGCGTTGAAATGAAAGATCTCGAATCGCTCTGCAGGGCTACCGCGCCGGATCTCATCCGAAATATCGGCTGGATCGATCCCATGCTGCTGGCCTACGGCGTGGGATCGGAAGGCCCTCTGGTTTTCTTCCGGCCGCAGGTTCGGCGGCCCATCTATTTCGGACGGCAGATTTCGCTGAAGTCCGGCGTGGTTTTATGGCCGTCGCTGGTTCTGGTCGCGTTCTCCCGGCGACTCTATGTCTTCGTGACGAAGACCATCTTGCGTCCCGCCCTTTCCACTTCGCTACTGATGCCTCCCTTTCTCAATGTGAATGCCAATCATGAAGTCTGTCTGGGTTCAAGCCGCATACCGGGAGGGGGCATGCCGCAGGAGATGGAGACCTGGGCCGAGGCATTTTACACAAGCGCCTTCACCCATACGAATGCGCCGGATAACCACTTCCTGAAACAAGGAACGATCGTGCAACTCTGGGAGGCGCTGCTTTCGGGTAAACGAAAACGCTTTCCGTATCATCTTCTAAAACCGGCCGGGATCACTCTCCGGCAGCTTCTACAAAAGATAGGACTCGATGAATCCGAAAGATGAAATTATTCAAACGCGTCTTCCCACAGTGATGGTTCCGGTGTTTGAGCCGTTACCAGCCTTGAAAGCGGGGGAGACGCGGCTGGCGATGGCCGAAGATGGCTTATGGATTGAGATGGATGCGGGCTGGGGGCACTTTTGTCGGCCGCTCTGGAAGAGCCGACGAAAGTTGCCGTATGGAAATGTTGGAGCGTCATCACAGCTTCGCTGCGGCCGCATTCCACTGAAGTTGATCGAGCGATTTGCCGAACAGGCTAACGAATGGGCCGATTCTGGATGTGAGACCGCGGCCTGGATCACCTGGGGTGCAGACTGCGGCTGGGAGTATCTTGTGTTGGAGGTTCTGGAGCGATCGGCGGTATCGGTGCGATATCAATGGCCGGATTTAGATCCGGAGACCGTGCTTGTATTGGACCTTCACAGCCATGGAGCCGGGGCCGCGTTCTTCTCCCACACCGACGATCAATCCGATCTGGGATTCCCGCATTACTCGCTGGTTTTGGGCCGCGCTGGTAAAGACCGGCCGCTCACTCAACTGGATTGCAAGCTGCGGCTCTGTCTCGCCGGGTACTTTTTCGACGAGCCGGCGCCTTGGGTTCAAGCATGATCGGAGGGATCAGTGCGGCACTATGTCCGTTTCGATAACGATTTTCGGCCGGTGGAAATTCATCTGGTTGGCTGCGGCGGGACAGGCAGCGCCCTGGCCACCCGGCTGGTACAACTCAATATGGCACTGATCGCCCTGGGACATCCGGGGATGAAGGTCACTGTCTATGATCCGGATATTGTGAGCGAGGCCAATATAGGGAGGCAGATGTTCTATCGCGCCGATGTCGGCCATCCGAAGGCGTCCGTGTTGGTGACCCGGATCAACCAGTGCACCGGTTTTTCCTGGGAGGCGGCGCCTATAAGATATTTCCTCAAAGGCTACCGTTCTCCGGATCTTTTGATCAGCGCGGTCGATACCGGTAAGGCGAGGATCGAAATCGGGGAGATCCTTCGGAGAGGAACCGCCGGCGCCTACTGGTTGGATTGTGGCAATAGCCGAAGCCAGGGGCAGGCGGTTTTCGGGACCGTGCGGGAGGTAGAGAAACCGAAGATCCAAGACGTGATCGGGCGGCTCCCGACGGTCTTGGATCTCTACCCCGAAATCAGAGACCCAGCCAGGGAGAAGGATCAGGGGCCTTCTTGTTCTCTGGCGGAAGCGATCGAGCATCAGGATCTCTTTATCAATCAGTTTGTCGCGATCGAAGCCGTGGAGATGCTCTGGAAGGCCTTCCGATACGGCTTTCTGGAGTATTCCGTGGCGTATGTCAGTTTAACACCGCGGAGTACCTCGGTCCTGCCGATCGATCCGAAAGCCTGGGAGCGATTTGGGTATTGGACTAGACGCGGGCGAAAGAGGAACGGCGGACTGAGGGATCATTGACAAGGGAGGAGGATTAAGAGATAACCCAACAAAGGTGTAAACGGACTGGCCGGAGGGATGGAGGCCCCGGGCGCCTTGACTTGACCGCGACTGGTCTATATACTGGTCTATATGAAACAAAATAACGGGGAAAAAACATGAAAAGAGAAATTGGTTCCTACGAAGCGAAGACGAAGCTCTCAGAGTTGCTGCGGCAGGTGAAAGCAGGAAAGAGTTTCACGATTACGAGTCGGGGGGAAGCTGTCGCGGACCTTGTGCCGAGCGTCGGGGCGAAGACGAAAGACAAAGCTGCGGCGGTGAAAAAGATGAAGGCGTTCATGCTGGAGAACCCGGTGCGCGGGGTGAACATCAAGGAACTCATCGAAGAGGGGCGCGCGTGAGGTTTGTCGTCGACAATTCCGTTTCGATGCGCTGGTTCTTCGGCGACGGCAAGCCGCAGGAACTCGCCTATGCCACAGAAGCGCTTGACGCGATGCGGGACGGGAGTGCGCTCGTGCCGGTCACATGGGGGCTCGAAGTGGCGAATGTCATCGCAAGGGCGGAAGCGAAGGGATTGGTCACAGAGGCTCGCAGCGAGACCTTCCTCGGGATGCTCGAAGAGGTGGATATCGAAGTGGATGATGCGACTTTCTCGCATGCGTTGTCGGAGACCCTTCAATTGGCTCGGCGTTACCGGCTTTCCTCCTATGACGCCTCCTATCTCGAACTGGCTTTGCGCGAGGGGATACCTCTGGCGACGCTGGATGAAGAGCTACAGAAGGCGGCCAAGAAGGCGGGCGTAAAGCGATTTGCAATAAGATAAGTGAAAGGCATAACGCTGCAACGCAGATCCACGAATGCCTAACGGCCCTGGGGTCGAAAGTCCCAATCTGTGGCATTAAGGTTCAGACGAATCTTGATTGTGATGAAGAGGCCCGGTTTCCCGATGAGGGAGGCTGGGCCTCTTCCTTTTTCAGACCATGATGGAGATCTTTATGAGCGGGAACGCAGCCAAAGAATTGCAGAAGGCACTCAAACAACTTCAGAGGTTTCAGAGAAAACTCAAGGAAGTCGAAAATCGCCCGGACGAAATCGAGGAATTGGTGGAAGAGGAGGTATCCAATCTCTGGAAGCCGGTGGACCCGATTCAGCGCATCCGAATACCGGCCGCGCCGGATATCCGGCTTCCTTTTTTCATGCCCGCCCGGCAGAGAGAAGTCGCTTATATCGAGGCTTCCGCCCACGAAGCGGGGCTCTTCCTGCTTCCGTACACACAGACATTCCGAGAGCAGTTTACAGAGCGCTTCGAAGCGAAGATCTCCTCTGTAAGACGGCTGCTGCAGCGATTACGGGATCTGGAGCTGGAATATCATCAAGAAGCCAAGACGCAGTCCTTTGAAAACGAGGCTCCGGATGATAAGGACCGGGCGACGAAGGAGGACTTTGAGCGTCTGACCGGTGACTACAACTTCTTCAAGTACCTCCATACGGTCACCCTGGATAACAGCAAACTGGGACGACTCTTCAGTGAGATCGGATCTCTACTGGGAGAGGCGCAGAATGGAGGGATCGTCGCATGTCTGAAAAAGGAGCAGAGCAGCGGCAGGACCGGCGGCGCCCTTGCAGAGGCATTGGAGTCATTCGATCAGATCGCGCCCCTGTGCGGCAATATGTA contains:
- a CDS encoding PRTRC system protein B encodes the protein MVQTLNLNAALLYYTGRDSLPSEAIHYWQIHPIEISEKGIPLLREGRRVEMKDLESLCRATAPDLIRNIGWIDPMLLAYGVGSEGPLVFFRPQVRRPIYFGRQISLKSGVVLWPSLVLVAFSRRLYVFVTKTILRPALSTSLLMPPFLNVNANHEVCLGSSRIPGGGMPQEMETWAEAFYTSAFTHTNAPDNHFLKQGTIVQLWEALLSGKRKRFPYHLLKPAGITLRQLLQKIGLDESER
- a CDS encoding type II toxin-antitoxin system VapC family toxin codes for the protein MRFVVDNSVSMRWFFGDGKPQELAYATEALDAMRDGSALVPVTWGLEVANVIARAEAKGLVTEARSETFLGMLEEVDIEVDDATFSHALSETLQLARRYRLSSYDASYLELALREGIPLATLDEELQKAAKKAGVKRFAIR
- a CDS encoding type II toxin-antitoxin system prevent-host-death family antitoxin, with product MKREIGSYEAKTKLSELLRQVKAGKSFTITSRGEAVADLVPSVGAKTKDKAAAVKKMKAFMLENPVRGVNIKELIEEGRA
- a CDS encoding PRTRC system ThiF family protein, which codes for MRHYVRFDNDFRPVEIHLVGCGGTGSALATRLVQLNMALIALGHPGMKVTVYDPDIVSEANIGRQMFYRADVGHPKASVLVTRINQCTGFSWEAAPIRYFLKGYRSPDLLISAVDTGKARIEIGEILRRGTAGAYWLDCGNSRSQGQAVFGTVREVEKPKIQDVIGRLPTVLDLYPEIRDPAREKDQGPSCSLAEAIEHQDLFINQFVAIEAVEMLWKAFRYGFLEYSVAYVSLTPRSTSVLPIDPKAWERFGYWTRRGRKRNGGLRDH
- a CDS encoding PRTRC system protein A, giving the protein MNPKDEIIQTRLPTVMVPVFEPLPALKAGETRLAMAEDGLWIEMDAGWGHFCRPLWKSRRKLPYGNVGASSQLRCGRIPLKLIERFAEQANEWADSGCETAAWITWGADCGWEYLVLEVLERSAVSVRYQWPDLDPETVLVLDLHSHGAGAAFFSHTDDQSDLGFPHYSLVLGRAGKDRPLTQLDCKLRLCLAGYFFDEPAPWVQA